CATGCTCGCGCGTCGCCCATCCACGTCGCGCCTGCCATACGCCGTAGCGCACGAACGCCATCTGCGCGGCCTCGTGCGCGTCGGTGTCGATGGAGATGAGCGCCCCCGCCTCGACGGCCATCCGCACGACGCCATCATCGATGTCGAGACGGTCCGGATACGAATCGAGCTCGAGCACCGTGCCGGTCTCGGCCGCTTTCGCGACGACGGCTTCCAGATCAAGCGCGATCGGCTCGCGGCGCCTGAGGATGCGGCCGGTCAGGTGCCCGATGACGTCCACGTACGGGTTCTCCATCGCGGCCAGCACCCGGGCGGTCGAAACCTCCCGGGGCTGCCCCCACCCCGTGTGGAGCGAGGCGATGCACAGGTCGAACCGCACCAGCACGTCCGGCGGATAGTCGACCTGCCCCGCGTCGTCGATGTTGAGCTCCACGCCTTTCAGGAGCGTCGGGCCCGGCTCGTCGCCGTTGAGGCGATCGATCTCGTCCCACTGACGCTCGAGCGCGTCGATGTCCATCCCGCCCACCATCCGCAGGCCGAGCGCGTGGTCGGTCACCGCCACGTACTCGTAGCCGAGATCTCGCGCCCGCTCGCGGATCTGCCTGAGCGTCGAGCGTCCGTCTGTCGCCACCGAGTGCACGTGCAGGTCGCCGCGGATGTCGCCGACCTCGACGAGGCGAGGGAGCGTGCCTGCCTCCGCGGCCTCGATCTCGCCGGAGTCCTCCCGGATCTCCGGCGGGGGCGTTGCGAGCCCGAGCGCGCGGTACACGTCGTCTTCGGACCCGCACGGCAGCGCAGCGCCATCGGATCGACGCGCCAGGCCGTACTCGCTCACCTTGAGGCCCATCCGCTTCGCGCGCTCTCGCAGCTTCACGTTGTGCGCGGCCGAGCCCGTGAAGTGCTGCAAGGCAGCACCCCACGACTCCGGCGGCACCACGCGCACGTCCACCTCGGTGCCGCCCGCGGTGAGCAGCCGGTGGAACGCCTCGCCGCTCGCCAGGACGTCTGCGACGATGGGCATCTCCCTGAGCGCGACCGCGAGGCCGTGCGGGTCCGTGCTCGCCACTAAGATGTCGATGTCGCCCACCGTGTCCTTGCGCCTGCGGATGCTGCCTGCCGGCTCGGCGTGCACGACGCCCGGCACGGACGCGATCGCAGAGGCCACCTTCTCCGCGAGCGGTAAAGCGTCCGCGAGCAGCATCCGTTCGCCCAGCCGTCGATACCGTTCCACGCCCTCCTTGAGCGAGCGGACCGTCGCCTCGCCGAACCCCGGCAGAGCGCGGACCCTCCCGTCGTCGAGGGCACG
The Parvivirga hydrogeniphila genome window above contains:
- the polX gene encoding DNA polymerase/3'-5' exonuclease PolX produces the protein MAELDNAAVARVLEQAADLLEIAGADKYRYLAYRTAARNVRSWPEEIARTAAEGRLTDVPGVGAKLAKAISSILVRGSFPELDEVSAVLPPSLVTLMQVPGVGPKTARALYDALGVSTIDELERALDDGRVRALPGFGEATVRSLKEGVERYRRLGERMLLADALPLAEKVASAIASVPGVVHAEPAGSIRRRKDTVGDIDILVASTDPHGLAVALREMPIVADVLASGEAFHRLLTAGGTEVDVRVVPPESWGAALQHFTGSAAHNVKLRERAKRMGLKVSEYGLARRSDGAALPCGSEDDVYRALGLATPPPEIREDSGEIEAAEAGTLPRLVEVGDIRGDLHVHSVATDGRSTLRQIRERARDLGYEYVAVTDHALGLRMVGGMDIDALERQWDEIDRLNGDEPGPTLLKGVELNIDDAGQVDYPPDVLVRFDLCIASLHTGWGQPREVSTARVLAAMENPYVDVIGHLTGRILRRREPIALDLEAVVAKAAETGTVLELDSYPDRLDIDDGVVRMAVEAGALISIDTDAHEAAQMAFVRYGVWQARRGWATREHVLNARPLAEMLGALKRRRA